A region of Dioscorea cayenensis subsp. rotundata cultivar TDr96_F1 chromosome 5, TDr96_F1_v2_PseudoChromosome.rev07_lg8_w22 25.fasta, whole genome shotgun sequence DNA encodes the following proteins:
- the LOC120260714 gene encoding homeobox-leucine zipper protein HOX21-like, producing MLGGQMTFNGMHSSSFFPPAFMLGIDATNEGHHPPPPPPPPLLSSNPQDFRGAGTMLGKRSMSLSGFEGGEDVNGDDDLSDDCSLGGEKKRRLNVEQVKTLELNFEMGTKLEPERKMQLARALGLQPRQIAIWFQNRRARWKTKQLEKDFDVLKRQFDDIKSENEALQAQNKKLQAEIMVLKGIEVPETINLNKENEGSCSNRSENTSEIHLDISYRHASTVAQLLQNSSRSEVHSPKINNENGVPDESFTNMFCCIEDQSAFWAWSEQHHFH from the exons ATGCTTGGGGGCCAAATGACCTTCAATGGCATGCACTCATCCTCCTTCTTCCCTCCTGCCTTCATGTTGGGCATTGATGCCACTAATGAAGGTcaccatcctcctcctcctcctcctccccctcTCTTGTCTTCCAATCCTCAAGACTTCAGag GAGCTGGGAcaatgttggggaaaagatctaTGTCATTATCTGGGTTTGAAGGAGGGGAGGATGTGAACGGAGACGATGATCTCTCGGATGATTGTTCACTtggaggggagaagaagaggagattgaaTGTGGAACAAGTGAAGACATTGGAGCTCAACTTTGAGATGGGAACCAAGTTAGAGCCTGAGAGGAAGATGCAGCTTGCTCGAGCTCTCGGCCTTCAACCCAGACAGATAGCCATTTGGTTCCAGAACCGACGAGCTCGCTGGAAGACTAAACAACTTGAGAAAGACTTTGATGTGCTTAAACGACAATTCGATGATATTAAGTCTGAGAATGAAGCATTGCAAGCCCAAAACAAGAAGCTTCAGGCAgag ATCATGGTTCTGAAAGGGATTGAAGTTCCAGAGACTATAAATTTAAACAAGGAAAATGAAGGATCTTGCAGCAATAGAAGTGAGAACACATCTGAAATCCATTTGGACATTTCATATAGACATGCATCAACAGTGGCTCAGCTGTTGCAGAATTCAAGCAGGTCAGAAGTTCATTCCCCAAAGATTAATAATGAGAATGGTGTCCCAGATGAGAGCTTCACCAATATGTTCTGCTGCATTGAAGATCAATCTGCATTCTGGGCATGGTCTGAACAACATCACTTCCATTAA